The Cervus elaphus chromosome 22, mCerEla1.1, whole genome shotgun sequence genome has a window encoding:
- the LOC122680073 gene encoding elongation factor 1-alpha 1-like encodes MGKEKTHINIVVIGHIDSGKSTMTGHLIYKCGRIDKRTIEKFKKEAAKIGKGSFKYAWVLDKLKAEREHGITIDISLWKFETSKYYVTIIDAPGHRGFIKNMITGTSQADCAVLIVAAGVGEFEADISKNGQTREHALLAYTLGVKQLIVGVNKLDSTEPPYSQKRYEEIVKEVSTYIKKIGYNPDTVEFVPTSGWNGDNMLEPSAKMPWFKQWKVTHKDGNASGTTLLEALDCILPPTHPTDKPLRLPLQDVYKIVRIGTVSVGRVETGALKPGMVVTFAPVNVIAEVKSVEMHHEALSEALPGDNVGFNVKNVSVKDVRRGNVAGDSKNDPPMEAAGFTAQVIILNHPGQISAGYAPVLDCHTAHIACKFAELKEKIDHRSGKKLEDGPKFLKSGDAAIVDMVSGKPMCVESFADYPPLGHFAVCDMRQTVAVGVIKAMDKKAPGAGKVTKSAQKAQKAK; translated from the coding sequence atgggaaaggagaagaCCCACATCAACATTGTTGTCATTGGGCACATAGATTCAGGGAAGTCTACCATGACTGGCCATCTGATCTACAAATGTGGCAGGATCGACAAGAGAACAATCGAGAAGTTCAAGAAGGAGGCTGCTAAGATAGGAAAGGGCTCCTTCAAATATGCCTGGGTCTTGGACAAACTGAAAGCTGAACGTGAGCATGGTATCACCATCGATATCTCCCTGTGGAAATTTGAGACCAGCAAGTACTATGTTACCATCATTGATGCCCCAGGACACAGAGGCTTCATAAAAAACATGATTACAGGCACATCCCAGGCTGACTGTGCTGTCCTGATTGTTGCTGCTGGTGTTGGTGAATTTGAAGCCGATATCTCCAAGAATGGGCAGACCCGTGAGCATGCCCTTCTGGCTTATACTCTGGGTGTGAAACAACTAATTGTTGGAGTTAACAAATTGGattccactgagccaccctaTAGCCAGAAGAGATACGAGGAAATTGTTAAGGAAGTCAGCACCTACATTAAGAAAATTGGATACAACCCCGACACAGTAGAATTTGTGCCAACTTCTGGCTGGAATGGTGACAACATGCTGGAGCCAAGTGCTAAGATGCCATGGTTCAAGCAATGGAAAGTCACCCATAAGGACGGCAATGCCAGTGGAACCACCCTGCTTGAAGCTCTGGATTGCATCCTGCCACCAACTCACCCAACTGACAAACCCTTGCGTTTACCTCTCCAGGATGTCTATAAAATTGTTCGTATTGGCACTGTCTCTGTGGGTCGTGTGGAAACTGGTGCTCTCAAACCTGGCATGGTGGTCACCTTTGCTCCAGTCAATGTAATAGCTGAAGTGAAGTCTGTAGAAATGCACCATGAAGCACTGAGTGAAGCCCTTCCTGGGGACAATGTGGGCTTCAATGTCAAGAACGTGTCTGTCAAAGATGTCCGTCGTGGCAATGTGGCTGGTGACAGCAAAAATGATCCACCCATGGAAGCTGCTGGCTTCACAGCTCAGGTGATTATTTTGAACCATCCAGGCCAAATCAGTGCTGGATATGCACCTGTGCTGGATTGTCACACAGCTCACATTGCTTGCAAGTTTGCTGAGCTGAAGGAGAAGATTGATCATCGTTCTGGGAAAAAGCTGGAAGATGGCCCTAAATTCTTGAAATCTGGTGATGCTGCCATTGTTGATATGGTTTCTGGCAAGCCCATGTGTGTCGAGAGCTTCGCTGATTATCCTCCCCTGGGCCATTTTGCTGTGTGTGACATGAGACAGACAGTCGCTGTGGGTGTCATCAAGGCAATGGACAAGAAGGCACCTGGAGCTGGCAAGGTCACCAAGTCTGCCCAGAAAGCTCAGAAGGCTAAATGA